In Poecilia reticulata strain Guanapo linkage group LG11, Guppy_female_1.0+MT, whole genome shotgun sequence, the genomic stretch AGCAGTAAGGCTGTGCAGGCTGGGCTGGGTTGAGcagcaaagatttttatttttaatacaaactgCAGCCTTCTTGGGTCTATCATGAAGAAGTCCCCCCAATCTCAGGACACATACCTATGTTCCAGATTTATGTCTTGTTTGGGTCTAATTCTCCTGAAGTCTATAAATTAAACTTGTTAACCTCAAAGCATGCtgttaataactaagaaaaaggTCTTACAAATTAGATTATAGTGGTTTTAGATATTCTATGTTGTATTCAGTTTTTCACCGATCTTCACACCACCCCAGATGCTAATTTGGAAGACTTTTGTTGATCTTCCGTGAACAGAGCAATCTTCTCTCTCCCATAACATCGGAGTGATACTGCCTTCCTGCAGATGCTAATTTTATGGCCTCCTGTTCTTTCTCACAACACAATAGGCCTCACTCAGAGCTCCCTTTTGATCTCTATCTGTCCTTCCTGTAAGTTGAAATCTTACCCATCAATAATTGCCATCACTTCCCCCCCCCATACCGCACTCCTGCATATACTTATATCCAAATAGCAATACTTTTAGTGTCATATTaaggaaacaacaaaatcatggtgttaatacttttatttgatACATGCTTATTCAACAGCAGCCATGTGTGCAAAGAACAAATGGTCTCATAAGCCAATTGTCAGGAGAAACTAACAAGCAGAAGTGTCTGTATATGAAACTGATTTAGCAGGAAAAGGCTAAATCAGCCTGCCTCGCCTCAGGGCTGAAGCAGGACGCTGCTTAGACTTACATGTTTCAGTTATAAAGGTCAGCTTTTAGCACCTTTGAATAGAGAACAGAGACATCAGCTAGAACATTTGCTGATCATAGGGGAAATATTGACACCCACCCTTTCAGGATATGCAGTAATTATATGCAGAGACATCAGCTAGAACATTTGCTGATCATAGGGGAAATATTGACACCCACCCTTTCAGGATATGCAGTAATTAACCTATAGATACCTCTCTGACGCATATGAGGTACATCACACCTTTCAATTTCTTGGATTAAGAACTTGATTGTCAGAAAGTTCTCAGAATTGGTtgacatgttgatgttttgcaACTGTTTACACTCACACCTGCGTGTGTGACATGACAAGAGCTGTATAAAGAGAGGATGTCTCCTCACCCAAGTGAGAGCTCACTCTGTCAAGTGTGTTTCTCCATCTGCAGATGTTCAGTAAAGTATTTGTTCTTGAAACTTTGACTCTCAGCAGCCTTATTCCGGAGATCAACTGAAAGTTTTCTCCAACAGAGGGTACACGCTTTAATTGCAtaattgcataaattaaaaagcaaGGAAAACCCCCTTTTAGATAAAACTATGCACCCCCAGGGGAACAAGTCAGATTGCTTTTGCAAAAACGCATGAGCACTCTCTAAAAACGcgtctttgcctttttttcccctgcctTGGCATTTTTCCTTATCctatttgtctcaggtaaataaAGGTATGTCTTGTATGTAtgaagtgtctgtgttgttgatgtgattttatacttttaaatgttggaATAAACTCCGAAAATGCGTGGAGCTCTGATTGTTaactctgtgtggcttttgtttccacgcatggaatcattgaatccgggagcacaagagaatataacgagccagaaCTTAATGATTATATTCTCTtacaagaataataaaaaataaagtgttattttaatgttactcaagtaaattcAATAGAGTCAATCTAAGTAATTACTAACCAACTCTGACAATGTGACCTTTACTCTAACCATTATCAGTTCATGGCTAACCTGAACTCAATAAATCCTAAGCCGCACTCATCACCCCAAAACAGAACTGTTTCTAATGGGGCCCCGGGTTTTGGGCCCCTTCAGGAGCAGTAGGTCCTCACAGCGtagtatttgttggaaaaaaaaacgcCTTAAAAGGCTGgacacactgaaacacacacacaggaacacacGAGGGCTAGCCTGATATGGGCGTTCCTCATAACAACTTAGCGCTGCACGAAAGATATTGGTTGCTAAACTTTCAGTGCGTCATTGTTATCTCTACTTCCCGTTTTCCAAGATTCCTACTACACAACAACTTCAAGTTGTGTTACCAACGACTGCTCCTGGTCCAGGTGAGAATAGGTAGGTTCCCCCAGCGACTTTCTGGGAGCCAAACATGTTTGGAGGACTGAGCCGGGTTAGCTGAGGGTCACATGGCGCTGTTGCAGACACCTGGACGGTTAGGATTTTCCACACTGAAAATGGCTGTTGAACATAGTTACCGTCGCTTTTTTTGAAACCTCTCACGCCTTCACTTACTTCGgggaatatatttatttttttcgtaCTGTTGTTGAATGTGAGTTTAAATCGCTGTTTTATACGATACTTAAAGTATTCACAGTGACGGATATCCGGAGGAGAATCGGTAAAATTGAGCTATTTATGGATGGAGAGAAATGTTACAATTTACGTTGGATGTTATTGGAgaatgtttattatttcagtaGGGCTCGACTACAGGAAATACCAAGACCACTGGATGTTTCCTCATGCACAAAAGTCGTTTCCATGAGAGTTGTTGGTCTACATTCCGCTGCAAAGTGTCAGCATTTCATGACGAGAGGCTAAAAACTATGTTAAACCAGAAACTGTATGTTTGTTAGATTGAAAATTGCTTCAGAATGTTGATCCTGaaagcaaatcaaaaataattgatcACTTTCGTTGAGTCTTCAGTTTTCAGTTGCTAAAGTTTGAAACGGCTGCGCCATCTCGTGGTTACATTTGAAACAACACATACCTGAACCCTGGCTCACCCAGACATcgaaatagtaaaaaaaaacaaccttattTAAGCAAATTATTGTCTGAATCATATTTCAGCTAAACTATTAGGAATTAATTTATGTATCCCATGTTGGAAGAGATGCAaaagttcaagttttttttaattctatttttagactttatttcaatgtaaactttttcaaatgttggCACATCTACTTGTTTTTAGTAATTAAGTTCTTTACAACCACGTGGTATTTTTTAGTCATCCCTTCAAAGTCAGTATTTTATAGTTTCTTCTCGTGTCCTTTGTAAAAgcaaactcagtttttttttaagattgatCTGCTTGTTGTTCCATTCTTCTTTCAATTGACTGTGACCAAAAAGCACCCCCACTGCATAATAATGCCACGTTatctttatattttcacatCTATCTGTTTCAGATGGTAAATAATGCATATACAGTAAGCTTGTGCTATGCatggtggatttttttgttgattcTTCTGTGGtaagctttaaaaaatgtaattactaaaTCACTCCAATCTTCGCTACACAGGTGGTGTTTTGCTGGACCGTCAGGATGGATTCAGGTGGGGTTCAAAAAGACATGCTGCACCATTTACAGTTctgtaaaacagatttattatgtttttgttttgtttttttgacacaaTTTTTCACACCATTAAGTACATCTTGTATGTtcagagtaaatataaaaattaagttttcaaCTGGTGATTAAATATAttaagtggggggaaaaaagctacaAATAGCAACTCAGCCAGGCATTGCGTATGGACAGGATGGACTTttcctattattattatggttTATTATTTCCACATAAGATCAGGTTGATTTGTATAGCTTTTTAACCCCTTAAAggaaatacttttaattttgttattaaaatgagtTTGGTGATTTGAAACATGGATAAAGGCACAAACGGAAGGAATCTTTAAGgatacaaatgtttatattctaTACACCCGAGTTTcggtgtaaaatgtttttggaaaaatatgttattttgatgttttcaggCAAAAGCGAGCTGCTGAACTCTTTGGAGACGTATCTGAACAACAAAGCCAGACTACAACCCATCATAGGTCTATAGAaacaagtcaaagtttattGCATGTggccttttctcatttttcattcCATAATTCTGCTGTTTTGTGCATATTTAGGCCTGGGCACCATTATagagtgtgtgaatgtgacttcACGGGCCAGAGAGACGTTGTACCTGTGTGAGGTGTGTGCATGCAGACTCACCAAAGCTGATATGCGGAACCACATAATGGGGAGCCACCACAGATTCAACTACATTGTAagttctgctgaagaaaagtcaTGTTGCGTATTTGtgatctgttgttgttgtttaacaTCTGATGCTCTGCTCATCAGAAAGCCTGTCACCCCCACTTAGTGTCTAAGTGGCTGGGCAGCCCTGACCTGTCTAAGATGGCTTGGCCTTTAATGGAGTTGGCTAAAGTGTTGGAGAAGAAAGAAGGACCAGGAAAGGTTCAGGTATGCTGTTtggctctgtttgtttttagtttttagctaCATGTGTTTTGATGTGTTCATATCTTCTTGTCTTTTATATAAAGTTGTTTGAAGTTCAAGATGAGCTTTACCAGATGATGGCGACACAGAGTGAAAATcatggttagtttttttttttctgaatttacgTTCTTATGTTATTCTTGTAcatacagggtttcccccagtgtattataagcctggcgggccgtCAGACTGAGCATTGTttatctattttgtttttttaaagactttgtaGTTAgtgtttaggtattaatcttccagtcttccaataacatgtaattatcaagtgatattttcaaatttcctgtcaactctaaacattttttaaaccaaaaacaatgcGGACCGCTGGATGACTGCCCAAGGGCCCCAAGcactgggcttagcaagttttcttgGGGAAACCTTGACATGTATATGTATTGTCAACGAGACATCCTTCTCTCTTCAACACCACAGCAGTGACTCTGATGAAGACTTTAAAACAAGAGCAAGCCGAGTTGGAGAGCTTTTCCGAAACGAAACCTTTGCATTATCCGGTCGCGTCTCAGAGGGTCGTTTTGCCTGCACGCAACCAGTGGGAACATCCAGAGACATCCGACAGGGGTGACATGAAATTAGTTCAAGTCTCACAGCAAACTGAGCCGAAGACACTGTTACAAAACATATCAGCCCCACGGCTGGAGAAGGTCCAGATGTCGGCTCAGGCCTCTGCGGTATCGGAGAGCGGCGACGGGTTTCTGGAGGATTTCCCTGGAGCCAAGCCTGTCATTGGTAAGCACAGATTAACTGTTGCAACAAAGCGGTAATTACAAAGCTAAACTTGTGTAAATAGCAGCATGATTTCAGTACACAGTCATATTTTAGCATGTGATTAGTTATACATGAGTATAACCACTGATGTAGGCTGAGAAGAAGTTCTGGTATGTGGAAATGTACACAACCAGCCAGATGTTTATGTTCACATGTCATGGGCTTGgatcaaattatttttggtcttttaatgatttctttgtttctttgtattttaagaaCTCGAATTAGGTATAAATGTCTGAATCCATAATTGTCTTTCTCACCGATggttaaaatgacaataaaatgctTAATACACTTCAGGCTTTTTATTGCCATCATGAAGGCTGCAGTTTAATTCCATATGAATATTTAAACTATCTTTGGAGTTTACTGAAGTCACTTTGCTTGAGCATCTCGACTCAGTCCAAAACCGGCTAAATGTTCAAATGTCTTGTTGATGATTTGAGTTGAGGTGGACAAATGTGACAATGTTCCATCTTCAGTGTCACTGCAAGCAGAACAGACCCTTAGCATGACGATTCACAGGGACACTGTTTCtacatcattttcattttatggtGGTTCCTGAGTTGCTCCTAAAAATCCTGACCAACTTCCTTTTCATCTGAGGCAGACAGTTTGATTTCAAATGGCTGGTTGTTGCAACAGGACCATGAtcctaaacacaaagaaaaccaaGTTTGGAAAGGCTTACAGTAAGCTTCCTGAATGGTCTCTCCCAAAAAACTCTGcttaattttagaaaaactttgtaaactttatttaaaattcaggTCTGTGCCATAAAGTCCGCTCGTTTAAGAGTTTACTAAAAAATATGTGGTTGAGGAGCAACTTGCTTAGAGACATTTAGCCTGATCTTAATGTGGGTGCAGGTatacatttgaaaattaatGGATTGAAGAAAATCCTTTAGAAATTCAAACTAGTGAACCCAATACAAACGGCTCAAAAGCATCTGTAAAAGTGATTGACATTTGTGCCCGTGATTAATCTATTTAAACTTATTCAATCATTATTCATCTCCTGATCTCcccaaaaactaaaatcaactttaatgGAAGCAAATCTTCTCCTCTTAAGAGTTTTTGTATAAGTGAAGTGAGCGTATTTCCATGTGTATATTTACAAACCGAGTTGTTATCCCAACCTAAAATGTTAAGCcagttggttaaaaaaacaactccaaCCCACGTTTGTCTCAGGTCTCGTCCGTGTGGTCGAGTTCAGAAGTGAAGACGGCTGCTCATGTTGTTTCTTATGCCATTGCTGTCGCATAAGATCCACCAAAAATGACCTGATTGATCAcctctccagctcctcccaTCTAGTTAACTACCTGGTAGGTTTGCTTCAGACTCTTTAACATTCCTCACATATGTTACGATTACATGTGTATGTACTGTTCCGggaggtaaaataaatatttgattgtgTAGATGGAAATTTATCCTGACCAAATACAAGCTTTGGGGGAAGTTGGTGAAAATGACTTCCAGCTTCAGTCACTGGCTGCCaaagtggaggaagaggagggcagAGGAGAGATGAAGGTATTTTTGCTTCCTCAAGCTGCaggttgttctgttttttttttttttttttttgctctatgTTTATTAAGAAATGAACTTAATAAACATAGAGCAGATAGTAGATTTTAACAGTAGTTGTCAAAGTGGATAAGGCCAACAAAAcaagtgagataaaaaaaaacaactatctTTAAGTCTGTTTGTTTGTATATAAAATATCTGTGTGGCAAAATCTGTGAAGCTTAAgcacaaaagaaataaatctttaagATGACATTCTAGTTTcagaagtgttttaaaaatattgttttttgacatttatttaatgcaaaatgcACATCTTTAAAGTTGAGGTTCCACCAATCTACAATTAGGCTTTGAAAAGAAATAACTTACTGTTATTAGTCTTTTTAAAGTATCTGACTAACATAGATAGAACAAGGTATACCATAGAATATCAATACAATGTTATGAGCACGTCTCATATTCTAGTTTTCCTTCATGAGACAATTGTCAGGTGAATGCTAAACACCAATGTTGttacaaaaactaatttttacaAGGCAAAAAGTCTTTAAAGAATGATGCAGTTGAAAGTGGGTTCTCCAAATACTGGAAGAAAAGGCTCACATATTTGTGCCACTCATAGATTATCAAATActgattcttttttgtttttaatgacaagTTAAAGTGATTATTCTTCACTGGTTGAAAGGTATTTTATATATCCACTAATACAAATTTGATattgttgtgtaaaaaaaaaaaaaatgcaaaagaaaagaaactggcCTCATGTAATGCACTGAAGTTGTGATTGCACTCAACCAATATCTCATGTTCCCAGATAGTAAATGTACCCGAGTCCATCTGTAGTCAACTCACTGGCAAAAGTTACCACTGGTGTAAGTAGAGATGACTTTCATTTCTTTGCTGGGCCATAAACCTTCCATCTCTTTAGCTCCATCTCTGCTCTCAAAGTCTGACTTGTAAGtatctgtctgtctttttgtcATCTGTCTGAGTCTAGAATGCGAAAATGTGCTTTGTCATAACCTTGTGCGCTTACAGTttacaaaatggctgccatgcagcaggtttttgttttttacgtCCAGGGTGACACTGACCTTCTCCATAGATTAGCATGCAGGGCCAGGAGGCATTTTTGATTACagtgatgtttttatataaacatttccattttctttaagtttgtGAAGCCTTTGCTCTGCTTTTGTagcttttggtttcttttttttttttttacacaagtcAAAGCTAATTACAAGACTATCATATAGAGTTATAGGCAGCgcctttcaaaaatattcatacctcttCAACTTAAAAGTGACACCGCAGACTTCCTTGTAATTTCTCTGGATTTTGTGTTTGATCAACAAAAAGTAGCTCAAAACGGAAATGGAAGCAACattaagaaaaccaaacaaattcaGTGAAATCATCCGAGTTCAAAAGTCGCCCATTTATTATACTGTGATTTAAATTCATCTGTTCTCTGAAttcctcagaggtttgttagaggaCAAACGGCTTCATAAAGACCGAGGAGTGCAGCAGACGGGTCTGGTAACTGTGGAGGGAATGCCAAGATTCTCAGCTTAGGTGGAAAAACCTGTTGCTAGGACAGCTATTAGTCATGCTCTCTACTACGCCTCTATTGTTCAAAGTAACCCTTAAGAAGTTTCAGTTTGTTATAAACTGTTAAGGAGATTTATTAATTAATCTTATTTTGATATGAGACACAGTTCCAATTGACAGCAAGTCAAGAATAACAGAATGCactgttataattttttttaaaagggtcaaagaaaagaaaatgatcgTCAACACTCTCGACAAATccaaaagtaaagaaacaaaaggatACACCGCTTTTTAATGTCCACCGAAAGCACGGGACTTCCCATCCGCTTAACAAAGAAGACGGTCTTTTCCCATCTCCAGTGCAGCAGCTGAGTGACCTTGGACGATGGTTCATCAGTTCAAAAAGACAATAACAACTTCTCAGAAAACTTCTGTTATCGGCTTCTGTTTGCCTCGTGAATAAGCCAAAGTTTTTTTGTCGCCACACCACGCATGTAAAAATGACCTTGTCAAAGGCCGACACTAAATCTTGTTGCGAGACTTGGGATAAGTTAACATCCTCGGATGTTCTTCATCCAATCTTACTAAGCTCGAACTACTGCGCAGACAATTTGAGGTTTTAAAGACGTACCTCAAAAGTTTTGCAGATGTAATTAAGTAAGTGGACTCAGAGGGGCTGAATACGAATGTGTACCagggtgtttttatttgtgtgagaAATTAGGGAGGGGACGGGGGGGGGACTCAtcgcttttttttcttccgctTCACAATTAGGTGCTACATGTTTTGATGTaggtgatgtgacaaaatgtggaaaacgtCCAagggggtgtgaatatttttacaaggcACTTGGCCATCTGAGAACAAACTGAGTGAATCCATCGTTATgcagtttgaacattttgtttgtaaagttttgagTGAATTTTGAATTACAATTTCTTTCTTAGGCTTTTAGtagttttctctcattttgctAACtcgctctttttttcttttcaaaaatccTTTTATGGGCATGTTTTTCCTGTATATCCTtggtgtttttctcattttcaaggTTTAAAGATGCTTTCAAGAGGAGGGAAACATTCCAGCCttcaacagaaaagaaaagctgtcaTAGGTGAGTCTTTCCTctgatattttgaaaaaaatagcaATCTGTTCCCTCTTACATAATTTGCCTTGCCTGTTTCAGGTCTGAACAAGATTACAGCTCGACATGCGCCAGAAAAAAGCTTTGTAGCGATGCCAAAGCgagcaaaaacaatgaaaccaatgaagaagaaaaggaaaaagaccAATACCATGTTTAGCGTGAGCCTGCCTATAGGTAAAGGTGAACTTCTCCTGGAGAGAAGATCCTTTGACGCGGATCATCTTTTTGAGTCATCTGCATCACCTTCATCTAAATCGGAGCCAGCTCCATCACCCTCTGAGGTTTTAGACACCAGGTCTCCTGTAGACCTTATTGATACACAGCTGGAGCTTCAAACATCTCAACGAGAGCAACAGCTCTCCCAAGAAGTTGCAGACTCTGGTGATTACATGtcagaaaagcacatcacagTCACAGTATTTCAAGGCGAAGATGGTTATGTTGGCGACAACCTGCCTGGACTACATAAGTTAAGGGGATCTCAGGAATGCTCGAGTAAAGGCTGGACATATGAAGATTTACAGGCCCAGAACGGGGGACATTTTGCTGCTGGAGCCCACTCTGAGGAGATTTCACCTTTTGACTCCTACTATAGAGAGGGGAGCTGTGGGACCAATATTTGGTACGGTTCAGCATCAGCCGGAGCAGAACGGGAAGCATCGAGGCTAGAGAGAGAAAGCAGCGAGATCATCTCAAGTTATGGTCAGCAGCATCAAAACCAGCAGCCGTCATGGAGCGATGCAGGTTTTCACACAGGCAGGGTGTGGGGACAACAAGTTCCTTATTTCAAGGATGCCAGGATAAACGTGGAAACTCACTTGGGAGATACTCCTCTGTACAGGGGCAGCTTTGTATTGGATCCTAGAGGACAGGTTCATGAGACTGAACAGAGACAAGCCCAGGCTTACACGAAATTCACTACTGACTATCACCAAACAGCTCCACAGCGCTACACGACTCCGTCCACAGCGTTTGAAGTCAGTCCAATACAGCAGAGGTTGATGTTTCAGGCCTATCATGATGCTTCAACCAGAACCAGCCAGGGGCCTTTACCCCGCACCACCCGGGGTCCATTACCTCGCACCAACCCAAACTTTATGTATCCAGTCACAGATGGAGCTGGTTGGGGATGGACTCGGGCTGATGCTTTCATTCAGCCAGGACAATCTGCGTGCTACACTCCCAGGCCTGGCGTTTATTTCAGCGCTGGCATTCcaaactgaataaaagcaaacttCATGACTCGCATGGTCAAGTGTTAAAAATTAGACTAGCTTAAAAATATACCCTAATACTAATACATGTTGGAGTCTCCAAATGTACAATGAAATAATTTGGctgttgtatttgtttgttttttttgttttttcaaaaataattcctGAATTGGAAATGAATGTTGAAGAACTGAAGGAATCACATTATGAAAGATGCCACTGGATGTGACTAGGTGTAAACAAACACCAGAACATGAGCAAAATCTTACTTGAAGTTTAAGACCAACAtgaaatttttatatttcaagctctatttttattttgccaaactgatacattgttttttttctttcaaaatactGCTGTTTATATTGGTTCAGATACATTAAAAATCCCTTAAACTAGGGATTGCTCTTCTAGATTAATGCATTGCATTACCTGAgccattgtgttttttctttttttttttttttaccgttaaAGCACAACTGCATTTATCATGTGCAGCTTTGCTTTGAAAATCCAGCCCTGCAACAACATGTAGagatttgttgcattttgtttttagggcTGTCAGATTGAATTTATTCTGTCGATGCTACAATCattcactttaatttaaagGGAAATGAAAGACCGATTGTCATGGTCTGTGTTACAATGCTGCATCTCAAGAAGCCTCTGAATGACACACATTCTGGAGAAGAGCATACTCAGGGTTGTCCATTATGTTTTACACATTATGAGGCATCCGTCTTTGCACAGTCGTCTCTGGATTTGGTTCTACCAAAGATGTCATGATCCCAGTTTTTGCATTTGAGTTTCCACCACTGTATATTTTTCAATATGCATCAGTGGAGTTATTCGTAATCAAACTTTACATACAGATAATTTTTCATACTGTcagatgtaacaaaaacatCCTTTATAAGTACTGAAATCCTAGAGTTTCAAATCcatatagcaaaaaaaaaaaaactagatgaATTAAAACTGAGAAGCGGTTTGTTTTTCCCCTTCTGCAGAGAAACGGATTTACAGTTCTTAGATTGGATCTGTTGTGATTCACTCAAATTTATGACTTTCCTAAACCTTTGTAATGAAAGTGCTAATTAAACTATTGGAAAATGTGTTAACCTTATGTAGTGTGGTAAGAATTAATGAAATACTCTGGTATGgaatataaaatgttacatcTCAGTTTTGAATAAATTGCGTCTTCTTAAATGTGTTCATGTCTCTTTAGAAACAACCTTACAttgaaacatttgtgtttttctaataataaaacacatttgaatagttttttattttattttttttaccagtggtCTTTGCGATATAAAGTCACTATTAAGTGGGCTC encodes the following:
- the LOC103472339 gene encoding uncharacterized protein LOC103472339 isoform X1; this translates as MGVPHNNLALHERYWLLNFQCVIVISTSRFPRFLLHNNFKLCYQRLLLVQVVFCWTVRMDSGKSELLNSLETYLNNKARLQPIIGLGTIIECVNVTSRARETLYLCEVCACRLTKADMRNHIMGSHHRFNYIKACHPHLVSKWLGSPDLSKMAWPLMELAKVLEKKEGPGKVQLFEVQDELYQMMATQSENHAVTLMKTLKQEQAELESFSETKPLHYPVASQRVVLPARNQWEHPETSDRGDMKLVQVSQQTEPKTLLQNISAPRLEKVQMSAQASAVSESGDGFLEDFPGAKPVIGLVRVVEFRSEDGCSCCFLCHCCRIRSTKNDLIDHLSSSSHLVNYLMEIYPDQIQALGEVGENDFQLQSLAAKVEEEEGRGEMKIVNVPESICSQLTGKSYHWCLKMLSRGGKHSSLQQKRKAVIGLNKITARHAPEKSFVAMPKRAKTMKPMKKKRKKTNTMFSVSLPIGKGELLLERRSFDADHLFESSASPSSKSEPAPSPSEVLDTRSPVDLIDTQLELQTSQREQQLSQEVADSGDYMSEKHITVTVFQGEDGYVGDNLPGLHKLRGSQECSSKGWTYEDLQAQNGGHFAAGAHSEEISPFDSYYREGSCGTNIWYGSASAGAEREASRLERESSEIISSYGQQHQNQQPSWSDAGFHTGRVWGQQVPYFKDARINVETHLGDTPLYRGSFVLDPRGQVHETEQRQAQAYTKFTTDYHQTAPQRYTTPSTAFEVSPIQQRLMFQAYHDASTRTSQGPLPRTTRGPLPRTNPNFMYPVTDGAGWGWTRADAFIQPGQSACYTPRPGVYFSAGIPN
- the LOC103472339 gene encoding uncharacterized protein LOC103472339 isoform X2, with amino-acid sequence MDSGKSELLNSLETYLNNKARLQPIIGLGTIIECVNVTSRARETLYLCEVCACRLTKADMRNHIMGSHHRFNYIKACHPHLVSKWLGSPDLSKMAWPLMELAKVLEKKEGPGKVQLFEVQDELYQMMATQSENHAVTLMKTLKQEQAELESFSETKPLHYPVASQRVVLPARNQWEHPETSDRGDMKLVQVSQQTEPKTLLQNISAPRLEKVQMSAQASAVSESGDGFLEDFPGAKPVIGLVRVVEFRSEDGCSCCFLCHCCRIRSTKNDLIDHLSSSSHLVNYLMEIYPDQIQALGEVGENDFQLQSLAAKVEEEEGRGEMKIVNVPESICSQLTGKSYHWCLKMLSRGGKHSSLQQKRKAVIGLNKITARHAPEKSFVAMPKRAKTMKPMKKKRKKTNTMFSVSLPIGKGELLLERRSFDADHLFESSASPSSKSEPAPSPSEVLDTRSPVDLIDTQLELQTSQREQQLSQEVADSGDYMSEKHITVTVFQGEDGYVGDNLPGLHKLRGSQECSSKGWTYEDLQAQNGGHFAAGAHSEEISPFDSYYREGSCGTNIWYGSASAGAEREASRLERESSEIISSYGQQHQNQQPSWSDAGFHTGRVWGQQVPYFKDARINVETHLGDTPLYRGSFVLDPRGQVHETEQRQAQAYTKFTTDYHQTAPQRYTTPSTAFEVSPIQQRLMFQAYHDASTRTSQGPLPRTTRGPLPRTNPNFMYPVTDGAGWGWTRADAFIQPGQSACYTPRPGVYFSAGIPN